The Pyrenophora tritici-repentis strain M4 chromosome 10, whole genome shotgun sequence genome contains a region encoding:
- a CDS encoding Acetyl-CoA carboxylase, carboxyltransferase component (subunits alpha and beta) translates to MPDNSPKSPYKDASTSSDTAKDRLAQVSSHVAPNKPRRRRKKGPDSDLPADYSDILGQIATLRNIAATPDTSNRGYVRQKQSGKLWVRERVEQLLDSGSFQEVGSVSGTVKWKRLGPMREEPEDFVPSNNVQGFGKLRGRKIVFTADDFSIRAGHADGALMEKTIYMEKLAIALKLPIVKLVDGSSGGGSVTTIRSTGFSYIPPMPSFTQVVQQLNMGIPNLGAVLGPAIGLGAARVVACHFSVMADDIGSLFNAGPSVVKNATFEEGLSFTDLGGPAMHCTNGTIDNLAPDEAGCFEQVRTVLSYLPDCGTKLPPTIDCTDPIDRTSETLRSIIPRSQKRMYNPRTIITEVVDLGSFFEIGALWGTTAIVGLARFAGKPVGIVSLNCEVNAGALDALGSQKITRMLKFLDVFNIPLIQFVDIPGYAIGTVAERSATMRHGITLASTYYSTTIPIFNVIVRRVFGVAGGIMLDCRDPRMRVAWPSGQWGSLPLEGGIEVAHSFELKQIEKNEGKQARETRYRELETEYKRLMNPVRTANAFGVEEIIDPAFTRRVCCEWISHAYESLLPERVLERVAGKLQPSFA, encoded by the exons ATGCCCGACAACAGCCCCAAATCCCCATACAAAGACGCGTCGACGTCATCGGACACGGCAAAAGACCGGCTCGCCCAAGTCAGCTCCCACGTCGCTCCAAATAAGCCCAGACGACGAAGGAAGAAGGGTCCAGACTCAGATCTACCCGCTGATTACTCAGATATACTCGGACAGATTGCGACACTACGTAACATCGCTGCCACACCAGATACAAGTAACAGAGGTTATGTTAGACAAAAGCAGTCAGGGAAGCTGTGGGTGCGGGAGAGGGTTGAGCAGTTGCTTGATTCTGGGAGTTTCCAGGAGGTGGGTAGTGTAAGTGGGACTGTTAAGTGGAAGCGATTGGGGCCGATGAGGGAGGAACCGGAGGATTTTGTGCCATCGAACAACGTGCAAG GATTTGGAAAACTTCGTGGGAGGAAGATTGTTTTCACGGCTGATGACTTTTCGATACGCGCTGGACATGCTGATGGCGCATTGATGGAGAAAACT ATATATATGGAGAAGCTGGCTATCGCTCTTAAACTACCCATAGTGAAACTTGTCGATGGCTCATCGGGTGGCGGCTCGGTCACGACGATCCGCTCCACAGGCTTCTCATATATCCCTCCAATGCCGTCGTTCACCCAGGTTGTCCAACAACTAAACATGGGCATACCGAATCTAGGCGCTGTGCTGGGGCCGGCAATTGGCTTGGGAGCAGCGCGTGTCGTCGCATGTCACTTTTCTGTCATGGCTGATGATATCGGTTCACTATTCAATGCTGGGCCTAGTGTGGTGAAGAATGCAACGTTTGAAGAAGGTCTCTCGTTTACCGACCTCGGCGGCCCAGCCATGCACTGTACAAATGGCACCATCGATAACCTAGCACCCGATGAGGCAGGCTGTTTCGAGCAGGTACGAACAGTACTAAGCTATCTCCCCGACTGCGGGACAAAGCTACCTCCAACTATCGACTGCACTGATCCCATCGACCGCACCTCAGAAACCCTCCGGTCAATCATACCGCGCTCTCAAAAGCGTATGTATAACCCCCGCACCATAATCACCGAAGTAGTCGACCTAGGCTCATTCTTCGAAATCGGCGCTCTCTGGGGTACAACCGCCATCGTGGGCCTAGCCCGCTTCGCAGGCAAACCAGTCGGTATCGTCTCCCTCAACTGCGAAGTCAACGCCGGCGCACTCGACGCACTAGGATCTCAGAAGATAACGCGGATGCTAAAGTTTCTAGATGTGTTCAACATCCCACTCATCCAATTCGTAGATATACCAGGATACGCTATCGGCACCGTTGCAGAGCGCTCAGCAACAATGCGGCATGGCATTACTCTGGCTAGCACATACTACAGCACCACAATTCCAATCTTCAACGTCATTGTGCGCCGTGTATTTGGCGTCGCAGGTGGTATCATGTTAGACTGCCGCGACCCTCGTATGCGCGTCGCTTGGCCGTCAGGTCAATGGGGTTCCCTGCCACTGGAAGGTGGCATTGAAGTCGCGCATTCGTTTGAGCTAAAGCAGATTGAGAAAAACGAAGGGAAACAGGCGCGGGAAACACGGTATAGAGAGTTGGAGACGGAGTATAAAAGATTGATGAACCCTGTGCGCACGGCGAATGCGTTTGGGGTCGAGGAGATTATCGATCCGGCGTTTACGCGACGCGTGTGCTGTGAGTGGATAAGTCATGCTTATGAGAGTCTGCTGCCGGAAAGGGTGTTGGAGAGGGTTGCGGGGAAACTTCAGCCTTCTTTTGCGTAG